DNA from Halobaculum sp. XH14:
ACCACGCCCATGGTAACGGGCGCGCCGGCGAAGATGCTCGATCGCCGGGACGAACTCACGCCCATGCTCGCCCAGTACGTCGACCTCGCCGAGGAGTACGACGACGCCGTCCTCCTGTTCCGCGTCGGCGACTTCTACAAGGCGTTCTGTGAAACCGCCGACGAGGTCGCCCGGGTCTGTGAACTCACGCGCATCGAGCGCGAGGACTCGACGGGCACCTACACCGCCTGTGGCATCCCCGTCGACAACGCCGCCAAGTACCTCGACCGCCTGCTCGAGGCCGAGTTCCGCCTCGCGGTCGCCGACCAGGTCGAGGACCCCGAGGAGACGAACGGCCTCGTCGACCGCGCGGTCACGCAGGTCATCACCCCCGGCACGGTGGTCGACGACGAACTGCTCGCGGCCGGGTCGAACACGTACGTGGCCTGTGTGACCCGAGGCGGCACCGGTAACGCCGCCGAGGTGGGTGCCCGAGGCGGCTACCAGGACGCCGGCGAGGTGCGTGGCGACGCGGAGCCCCACCCCGAACCCGAGTACGGCCTCGCCCACGTCGACGTCTCGACGGGCGAATGTGCCGCGACCGCCGGCAGCCTCGCCGAGGTCCGCGAGGAACTGGCACGGATCGCCCCCGCGGAACTCCTGACCGGACCCAGCGTCGGGGCGGCCGACGAGGTGGATGCGGCCGAAGGCGTGGACACCGACGACGAGGTGGACGCCACTGCCCTCGCCGACGGCGCGATGGTCACCGACTACGACCCGGCCGTCTTCGAGCCCGACGCCGCCAGCGACCGACTCGACGCCTACGCCGACCCGGGACGGTTCGACCCCGCGGCTGCGACCGCCGCGGGCGCGCTGCTCGCCTACGCCGAGTGGGCGCAGGGCGACGACGGCCCGCTCGGGCACGTCAACCGCGTCCGGCGGTACGACCCCCGGCGGAGCCTCCGGATCGACGCGACCGCGCTCCGCGGCCTGGAGCTGTTCGAGACGCACGCCGGCGGCGGCGCGACGCTGTTCGACACGCTCGACGAGACGCGCTCCGCGCTCGGCCGCCGCCGCCTCCGGGCGTGGCTCCGTCGACCTCTCCTCGACCGCGAGCGGGTCGAAGCCCGCCACGACGCGGTCGCGGCGTTCGCCGACCACACGCTCGTCCGCGAGGAAGTCCGGGACCTGCTCGGGGAGGCGTACGACCTCGAACGGCTCGTCGGTCGCGTGACCCGTGGCCGGGCCGACGCGCGGGACCTGCGGTCGCTCCACGCGACGCTCGAGGCGGTGCCCGAGATCAGGGACGCGCTCGCGGAGGCACCCGAACTCGACTCCCTCCGCGACTCGCTCGACCCGCTCGCGGACCTGCGTGAGCGCATCGACGACGCGGTCGTCGAGGACCCGCCGACCGACGTCACCGACGGCGGGCTCATCCGCGACGGCTTCGACGCCGACCTCGACGACGTTCGGGGGACCGCGCGCGAGGGGCGCGAGTGGGTGGCGAACCTCGAGTCCTCCGAGCGCGAGCGGACCGGCATCGACAACCTGGAAGTGGGCTACAACCGCGTCCACGGCTACTACATCGAGGTGACGAACGGGCGGCTCGACGCCGTGCCCGACGACTACACCCGCCGGCAGACGCTCAAGAACTCCGAGCGGTTCTACACGCCCGAACTGAAGCGCCGCGAGGACGAGATTCTCGGCGCCGAGGAGCGCGCGGACCGGCTGGAGTACGAACTGTTCACCGACGTCCGGGCCGAGGTCGCCGCCGAGGCCGAGCGGATCCAGGGGCTCGCGGACGCCATCGCCCGCGTCGACGCGCTGTCCGCGCTCGCGACCGCCGCGGTCGAGCGGAACTACGCCCGGCCCGAACTCGGCGCGGACGGCGTCTTCGTCGAGGGGGGCCGCCACCCGGTCGTCGAGCGCACCGAACCCGAGTTCGTCCCGAACGACGCCGACCTGCCGACGGGAACGGTCGCGCTCGTCACCGGCCCGAACATGAGCGGGAAGTCGACGTACATGCGCCAGGTCGCGCTCTGCGTCGTGCTCGCGCAGGCCGGGTCGTTCGTCCCCGCCCAGTCGGCCCGCCTGCCCGTCGTCGACCGCGTGTTCACCCGCGTCGGGGCGAGCGACGACATCGCGGGCGGCGAGTCGACGTTCATGCGCGAGATGCGCGAACTGACCGACATCCTCCACGACGCGACCGGCGACTCGCTGGTCGTCCTCGACGAGGTGGGTCGCGGCACCGCCACCACCGACGGCCGGGCCATCGCCCGCGCCGCCGTCGAGTTCCTCCACGACGAACTCGAGGCGACCGCGCTGTTTGCGACCCACTACCACGACCTCACCGAACTCGCCGGCGAGCGCGAGCGCGTCCGGAACCTCCACTTCGCGGCGACCCGCGAGGGCGGCGACGTGACGTTCCTCCACCGCGCGAAACCCGGGGCGGCGGCCGCCTCCTACGGCGTCGAGGTCGCGGAACTGGCCGGCGTCCCCGACGCGGTGGTGGATCGGGCGCGGGCGCTCGTCGACGGCGAGGATGGCGGAGTCGGCGCGGACGCCACGGGTGCCGACGGGACGGGTGCGGACGCGGCCGGGGACGCCGGCGGCGACCCGGCCCAGCGCACCCTCGACGAACTGGGTCCCGGGACCGACCGGCCACGGGAGGAACTCACCGACGCCGAGCGCGAGACGCTCGCGGCGTTGCGAGCCACGGACGTTGCGGACACGACCCCCATCGAGGCGCTGAACCGGCTGAACGACCTGCAGCGGCTGCTCGAGGCCGATGACTGACTCCGCGAGCACCGGTACCGATTCCGTCCGGGAACTCGACGGCGACACGGTCGAGCGCATCGCCGCCGGCGAGGTGATCACCCGACCCGCCCGCGTCGTCGCCGAACTCGTCGAGAACGCGCTCGACGCCGGGGCCGAGCGGATCGACGTCGCGGTCGACGGCGACGGCACCGAGCGAATCCGCGTCGCCGACGACGGCCACGGAATGGGCCGGGCCGACGCCGCGCTCGCGGTCGAACCGCACACGACGAGCAAGATTCGTGACGCGAGCGACCTCGCGGTCGCCGACAGCCTCGGCTTCCGCGGCGAGGCGCTCGCCAGCGTCGCCGACGCGGGGACGCTCGAACTGACGACGAACGCGGACGGGAGCGGCGGGGAGGGGGACGCGAGCGACGGCACGGGGCGGACCGGCGAGGGCGACGTCGGCACCCGCGTCCGCGTCGCCGACGGCGAGACGACGGTCGCGGACGCGGGCCGGGCGCGGGGGACGACCGTCGAGGTGACGGACCTGTTCGCCGACCGGCCCGCCCGCCGGGAGTCGCTCGCCTCGCCGGCCAGGGAGTTCGGGTGCGTCTCGGAACTGGTCGCGGACTACGCGCTGGCTCGGCCCGAGGTGGCGTTCTCGCTCTCCCACGACGGCCGCGAGACGCTCCGGACGCCGGGCACCGGCACGACCGACGCGCTCGTCGCGGTGTACGACCGCGAGGCCGCCGGGCACGCGACGGCGTTCGACCACCGGGCCGAACTCGGTTCCCGGATCGAACTCCGCGCGGAGGGCGCGCTCGTCGCGCCGGCCGTCACGCGCTCGACCCGCGAGCACGTCCACCTCGCGGTGAACGGCCGGCCGGTGACGAACGAGGCGCTCCGCCGCGCCGTTGTCGCGGGGTACGGCACGCTGCTCCCCTCGGGCCGCGAACCGGTCGCGGTCGTCCGCCTCTCGCTCCCCGCCGCGGCCGTCGACGCGAACGTCCACCCGGCGAAGGAGCGCGTCGCGCTCCGCGAGGGCGACGCCGTCGCCGACGCGGTCGAGACCGGCGTCCGGGACGCGCTCACGACGGCCGACCTCCGACGCTCGGGCGAGGTGGCGATGGACCTCGACTCGTCGCTCGCGCCCGTCGAGGGCGCGGACTCGGAGTTCGCGGACGCGACGGTCATCGGCCAGTTCCGCGACCTCTACGTGCTGTGTGAGACCGACGACGGCCTGCTCGTGGTCGACCAGCACGCGGCCCACGAGCGGGTGAACTTCGAGCGCCTGCGGGCCGCGCTGGCCGACGAGGCGGTTCCCTCGGCCGAGGTCGACCCCGCTGCGACCGTCTCGCTCGACCCGGGTGCGGCCGCCGCGGTCGAGGGGAACGCCGACGCGCTCGCCGAACTGGGCTTCGCGTTCGACCGATTCGGCGGGACCACGTACCGCGTGACGGGGGCCCCCGCACCGCTCGGCCGCGTCGCCGACGCGGACGCGCTGGGCGAGACGGCCGCGTCGCTCGACGGCGGGGAGGCGGACCCGCGCGAGGCGGCGCTGGCGGACCTGGCGTGTCACCCGTCGCTGAAGGCCGGCGACGCGCTCGACCGGGAGACGGCGAGCAGGCTCGTGGAACGGCTCGGCGAGTGCGAGCAGCCCCACGCCTGCCCGCACGGCCGGCCGACGACCCTCACCGTCGGGGAGGCGACGCTGGCCGACGGGTTCGAGCGCCACGGGCGGCGGTAGCTACCGCTACCACTCCTTGCAGTCGGGGCAGACGTACTCGCCGTCCTGCCGCCAGCGCGTGGAGACCTGCCCGCCGCAGCCGGCACACTCGCCCCCGTCGGGCGACCAGTCGTAGGTCGGCTCGGCGGGGTCGACGTCGTGGGAGTCCCGACCCCGTTCGTCGCCGGCCGGTTCGGTCGGTTCCGGCTCCGGTTCGGTCGATTCCGAATCCGGTTCGGTACCGGGGGCGGGCTCGTCCCCCGAGGGATTCGGTTCGTCCTCGTCGGCGTCGCCGGACTCGGCCTGCGGGTCGGTCGCTGTCGACTCGCTCCCCTCGGTCCCGAGAAAGTCGTCGAGCGAGTGGTCCCCCGTCACTGTCGGCAGGTGGGCTCCCGCGGGCATAACTCCGGCGCGATCCGTTCGCGTGGAACTCTCGGAAACCCCCGGTCGTCTGCCGTGGCGTGTCGCGTTCGGTTCCGTCTCGGCGTTCGTGGCGGCCGCCTCGAAAGCCGACGCGACGACCGAATCGGCGTACGATCGGACGACGGCGTGGGAGTGGAATCGGAGGGCGGCGTGGGATTTCGAGCCGGTCGAGACGGGTGAAACTGCCTCGCTGGACGCCGAGGAGACCGCCACGAGGACCTACAACTCGTACACCTCACCGTCCACCGCTAGCGGCTCCGCGAACGCCTCGTCGGCCGGGTAGAAGTGCGCGACGTGGACGATCCGCGTCTCCGCCGCACCCAGATCGGCCGCCAGCGCAAGCGCCCCCTCCCTGGTCATGTGCTTGGTGCCGAACGTCCGCGGGACGCCGTCGGGCCCCCGGTCCGTGCCCCCGAGCGGGTGATGCTCACAGAGGCTCGCGGGGACGATGCCGTCCGCCAGGAGCAGGTCCGGGTCGGCCAGCACGCGGCGGGACTCCGCCGGCACGTCGTAGCTCGTATCGCCCGAGAGCGACAGCTTCGCGCCCGTCTCGGGGTCCTCGACCGCCAGCCCGTAACAGACCAGCGGCGGGTGATCCACCGGGACGAACGTCACGTCCAGTCCGCAGACGCGGGCCGGTTCGAGCGGCGTCACGTCGTGGACCGACACGCGGTCGAGGTAGTCGTACTTCGAGCGGATCGTGTCCGCGACCGACTCGCCCGTCGCGGGGTCTGTCTCGTCGGCGGCGTACACCGGCAGGTCGTCGAACAGGCGGTAGGCGTTCCCGAGGCCGTCGAGGTGGTCGAAGTGGACGTGCGTGACGATGCCCGCGTCGGGAAGCGGCGCGTCCGAATCGAGGAACTGCCGGCGGAAGTCGGGCGAGAAGTCGATCAGGAGCGACTCGCCGGTGCGCCCGTTCTCGACGTGGACCGAGAAGCGCGAGCGCTCCACGCCCCGCTCGCGGGCCGCTCGGCAGGTGTCGCAGTCGCACCCGACGGTGGGCGTGCCGGTCGTATCGCCCGTGCCGAGCAGGGTGACGCGCATTCGCTACCCGGCCGAAGGCGGGCGGGGGAGTAAGGGGTGTCGGAGTCGGCGGTCGCGGGGAACCGAACGGTCATCTCGGTTCCGTGTGGGCCCGTTCAGTCGTCGTGCGAGTGGTCGTGCCCGTCGTGGTCGTGATCGTGTCCGTCGTGGGAACGGTCGTGGTCGTCCGACGCCTCGCCGCCGTCGCCGGCGACCTCGGGCACCTCCGCGCCCTCGCCCTCGATCATGTCCATGTTCTTCAGGTTGTCGCGCTCCTCGAAGTCCTCGACGGCGTCCATGATGTCCGCCTGTGTGATGGACATGCGCTCCTCGGTGAGCGCCTCGAGCACCGCCTCCCGAAGCACCATCCGGAGGTCCGAGCCGGTCAGGCCCTCGGTCCGCTCCGCGGCCTCCTGGGAGTCGAAGTCCGCGATCTCCATCCGCCGGGTGATGATCTCGAGGATGTCGGCGCGCATCTGGCGGTCCGGCTTCGGGAAGTTGACGATCTCGTCGAAGCGCCGCCAGGCGGCCGCGTCGAGCTGGTCGGGGTGGTTCGTCGCCGAGATGAGCAGCACCTCGTCGCGGACCAGCGAGATGTCGTCGATGCTCTTGAGCAGGGTGTTGACCGCGCGCTTGAGCGCCGCGTGCTCGTCGCTCCGACGGGTCTTCGCCACCGAGTCGAACTCGTCGATGAAGAGGATACACGGCGCGAGTCGCTTCGCCACCTCGAACGTCTTCTCGACGTTCTTCGCCGTCTCGCCGAGGTACTGGCTCGTCACCATCGAGAGCTTCACCTCGACGAACGGGAGGCCGAGTTCGTGGGCCAGCGCGCGGGCCGCGGTCGTCTTGCCGGTGCCGGGCGGGCCGACGAACAGCAGCTTCCCGATCTCGCGCAGGCCGATCCGGGCGAGGTACTCGCGGTGCTCGATCGCCTTCATCAGCTTCCGGATCTCGCCCTCCTGGTCGTCGGTGAGCACGAGGTCCCGCAGGGTCATCTCGATCTCCTCGGGCGCTTTCACCGTGACGAGATCGAGCATGCCGTCGCCGTCCTCGTCCTCGTCGTCGTCGAAGTACTCGTCGAGCAGCGCGTCGATCCAGACGCGGTCCGCGCGGATCGGGCGGTTCTCGGCGCGCGCCTCCTCGTGGGTGACGTCGAACTCGGCGTCGGCCTCCTCGGCGACCTTCGCGAGCACCGGGTTCGCCAGGAGTCGGTCGTCGTCGACCCGTTCGAGCAGCCACTCGGTCGCCATGTCGGGCTGGGTAAGCTCGAGTTCGCCGGAGAACTCGGTTCGCTGGGTGAACAGCAGGTCGGAGATCGCCTCCCAGGGTCGTTCGACCCCGGTCGCTGTCGTCGCGTTCGGTTCGGTCACGTGGAGCGGGCGGTCGACCCCGCCGGGGCCGGCCTCGTCCTCGGGGGCGTCGCTCCAGAAGACGCGCCGGTAGCGCGGCGGGAGGTCGTCGGCGTCGAGGCCGCGGTCCTCCGTGTATCGGCTGGCGGTGACGAGGAGTTCGACCACGTCCACTGCCGGGTCACTCATCCCACTCTACTTCCCACTCGGTCCGTTTAAGCACGTCGAAGCGTGCGAGCGTTCCGCCCGCGTGGCGCGGGAATCGACGCCGCACGATCAGCCCCGTCCGACGCCAGATCGTACAACCCCGGCTCGGTGAACACGACGACGGTGTTGCCGTACAGCGCGAAGTCGTACTCCTGCCGGACGTAGCCGTCCAGCAGCGGGGCGACCTCGCCAGCCTCGTCGGCCGCCGCGACCACGACCGGCGGCGGGTCCTCGGGCACCGCGTCGGGAGAACGCGCGTACGACGTCTCCGCGCCGGCCCGTTCGGTGTACCACGGGAGCGGGAGCCGGTTGATCCACCAGCCGAGCCAGTCCGGGTTCGTCCGCGGCGGCACGGCCGCGACGGATTCGTTCGGCAGCCAGAACTGCTCGCCGTAGTAGAGCACGCCGCCCGACCCCGCGGCCGCCTCGACGTCGTTCGACAGCGGGTCGAGGTCGTCCCCCGGTTGTGCACCCTGCGCGAGGAAGTTCACCCGGGGCGTGGGCTCCGAGTAGGACGTCGTGACGGCGACGAACCCGGCCTGCGTCCCGACGAGGAGGACGACGCAGGCGAGCGCGGCGGCGGCGAAACGGTCGCCTCCGGTCCACCAGCGCCGCCCGCTCCGGAGCACCGCGACGGCGCCGACCGAGGCGGGCACCGCGAGCGGGACGAGCGCGTGGACCGCGAGCCAGGGGGCCATGATGTCGGCCGCCAGCGGGTAGCCGGCGAGCGCGACGAGGCCCCAGGCGGCGGTTGCGACGACCAGGGGACGAGGGGGTCGGCGGGAGTCGTCGGGGACGCCACGGAGCGAACGCGGGACCGCTCGACGGAGTTCCCCCACGAACCCGAGCAGCGCCGCGCCGTACAGCGCCGCGCCGCCGACGGCGACGCTGCCGAGCAGGTGCGCGAGGAACGGGAGGTACGGGTGGTCGTGCGTGCCGGCCCAGAGGCTCCCCGCGAACGACTCCCACGCGCCGACGGTCCCGGCCGACAGCACCGCGACCGGCTGGCCGGCGAGGTCGCCGAGGCCGGGCGAGTAGCCTCGCGGGACGTAGAAGAACCAGGCGACGAGCAGCGCGAGCAGCAGTGCGGGGACCGCCGCCGGGAGCAGCGGTCGGAGCCGTGTGATCGCGTCGCGGACGGGCGCGGCGGGACCGTCGTCCCCCTCCCTGCCGTTCCACCACAGGACCGCCAGCCCGACGCCCGCGGCCCCCCCGACGCAGAACAGGTAGACGACGACGTTCTCC
Protein-coding regions in this window:
- the mutS gene encoding DNA mismatch repair protein MutS, translating into MVTGAPAKMLDRRDELTPMLAQYVDLAEEYDDAVLLFRVGDFYKAFCETADEVARVCELTRIEREDSTGTYTACGIPVDNAAKYLDRLLEAEFRLAVADQVEDPEETNGLVDRAVTQVITPGTVVDDELLAAGSNTYVACVTRGGTGNAAEVGARGGYQDAGEVRGDAEPHPEPEYGLAHVDVSTGECAATAGSLAEVREELARIAPAELLTGPSVGAADEVDAAEGVDTDDEVDATALADGAMVTDYDPAVFEPDAASDRLDAYADPGRFDPAAATAAGALLAYAEWAQGDDGPLGHVNRVRRYDPRRSLRIDATALRGLELFETHAGGGATLFDTLDETRSALGRRRLRAWLRRPLLDRERVEARHDAVAAFADHTLVREEVRDLLGEAYDLERLVGRVTRGRADARDLRSLHATLEAVPEIRDALAEAPELDSLRDSLDPLADLRERIDDAVVEDPPTDVTDGGLIRDGFDADLDDVRGTAREGREWVANLESSERERTGIDNLEVGYNRVHGYYIEVTNGRLDAVPDDYTRRQTLKNSERFYTPELKRREDEILGAEERADRLEYELFTDVRAEVAAEAERIQGLADAIARVDALSALATAAVERNYARPELGADGVFVEGGRHPVVERTEPEFVPNDADLPTGTVALVTGPNMSGKSTYMRQVALCVVLAQAGSFVPAQSARLPVVDRVFTRVGASDDIAGGESTFMREMRELTDILHDATGDSLVVLDEVGRGTATTDGRAIARAAVEFLHDELEATALFATHYHDLTELAGERERVRNLHFAATREGGDVTFLHRAKPGAAAASYGVEVAELAGVPDAVVDRARALVDGEDGGVGADATGADGTGADAAGDAGGDPAQRTLDELGPGTDRPREELTDAERETLAALRATDVADTTPIEALNRLNDLQRLLEADD
- the mutL gene encoding DNA mismatch repair endonuclease MutL, producing MTDSASTGTDSVRELDGDTVERIAAGEVITRPARVVAELVENALDAGAERIDVAVDGDGTERIRVADDGHGMGRADAALAVEPHTTSKIRDASDLAVADSLGFRGEALASVADAGTLELTTNADGSGGEGDASDGTGRTGEGDVGTRVRVADGETTVADAGRARGTTVEVTDLFADRPARRESLASPAREFGCVSELVADYALARPEVAFSLSHDGRETLRTPGTGTTDALVAVYDREAAGHATAFDHRAELGSRIELRAEGALVAPAVTRSTREHVHLAVNGRPVTNEALRRAVVAGYGTLLPSGREPVAVVRLSLPAAAVDANVHPAKERVALREGDAVADAVETGVRDALTTADLRRSGEVAMDLDSSLAPVEGADSEFADATVIGQFRDLYVLCETDDGLLVVDQHAAHERVNFERLRAALADEAVPSAEVDPAATVSLDPGAAAAVEGNADALAELGFAFDRFGGTTYRVTGAPAPLGRVADADALGETAASLDGGEADPREAALADLACHPSLKAGDALDRETASRLVERLGECEQPHACPHGRPTTLTVGEATLADGFERHGRR
- a CDS encoding DUF7573 domain-containing protein, with translation MTGDHSLDDFLGTEGSESTATDPQAESGDADEDEPNPSGDEPAPGTEPDSESTEPEPEPTEPAGDERGRDSHDVDPAEPTYDWSPDGGECAGCGGQVSTRWRQDGEYVCPDCKEW
- a CDS encoding MBL fold metallo-hydrolase encodes the protein MRVTLLGTGDTTGTPTVGCDCDTCRAARERGVERSRFSVHVENGRTGESLLIDFSPDFRRQFLDSDAPLPDAGIVTHVHFDHLDGLGNAYRLFDDLPVYAADETDPATGESVADTIRSKYDYLDRVSVHDVTPLEPARVCGLDVTFVPVDHPPLVCYGLAVEDPETGAKLSLSGDTSYDVPAESRRVLADPDLLLADGIVPASLCEHHPLGGTDRGPDGVPRTFGTKHMTREGALALAADLGAAETRIVHVAHFYPADEAFAEPLAVDGEVYEL
- a CDS encoding ATP-binding protein, with amino-acid sequence MSDPAVDVVELLVTASRYTEDRGLDADDLPPRYRRVFWSDAPEDEAGPGGVDRPLHVTEPNATTATGVERPWEAISDLLFTQRTEFSGELELTQPDMATEWLLERVDDDRLLANPVLAKVAEEADAEFDVTHEEARAENRPIRADRVWIDALLDEYFDDDEDEDGDGMLDLVTVKAPEEIEMTLRDLVLTDDQEGEIRKLMKAIEHREYLARIGLREIGKLLFVGPPGTGKTTAARALAHELGLPFVEVKLSMVTSQYLGETAKNVEKTFEVAKRLAPCILFIDEFDSVAKTRRSDEHAALKRAVNTLLKSIDDISLVRDEVLLISATNHPDQLDAAAWRRFDEIVNFPKPDRQMRADILEIITRRMEIADFDSQEAAERTEGLTGSDLRMVLREAVLEALTEERMSITQADIMDAVEDFEERDNLKNMDMIEGEGAEVPEVAGDGGEASDDHDRSHDGHDHDHDGHDHSHDD
- a CDS encoding flippase activity-associated protein Agl23 codes for the protein MTLRSIAREPVATLRGALDAAVRTPRRAVALLALLALVLRLWDLGARAMHFDEARVGYWTLRYVDTGHYAYRPIVHGPFLEIATAPLLSAFGPSEFVVRLLPALLGAALPLTALAFRDALEGAEVVALAAFLACNPLLLFFSRFFRADVPLAAFAFAAFALAYRAYRTAPRRPTAAVRDLLAAGLLLGLALTTKENVVVYLFCVGGAAGVGLAVLWWNGREGDDGPAAPVRDAITRLRPLLPAAVPALLLALLVAWFFYVPRGYSPGLGDLAGQPVAVLSAGTVGAWESFAGSLWAGTHDHPYLPFLAHLLGSVAVGGAALYGAALLGFVGELRRAVPRSLRGVPDDSRRPPRPLVVATAAWGLVALAGYPLAADIMAPWLAVHALVPLAVPASVGAVAVLRSGRRWWTGGDRFAAAALACVVLLVGTQAGFVAVTTSYSEPTPRVNFLAQGAQPGDDLDPLSNDVEAAAGSGGVLYYGEQFWLPNESVAAVPPRTNPDWLGWWINRLPLPWYTERAGAETSYARSPDAVPEDPPPVVVAAADEAGEVAPLLDGYVRQEYDFALYGNTVVVFTEPGLYDLASDGADRAASIPAPRGRNARTLRRA